A part of Streptococcus porcinus genomic DNA contains:
- a CDS encoding ABC transporter ATP-binding protein, whose translation MTKIIELIDASLTVNNGFDDHKTILDNVNLTIYEHDFITVLGGNGAGKSTLFNVIAGTLLLSKGQIKILGHDVTRMGAERRANYLARVFQDPKMGTAPRMTVAENLLIAEKRGDKRRLIKRSLQARSSYFLELLAKTGNGLETHLETPTGLLSGGQRQALSLLMATLKRPDLLLLDEHTAALDPKTSLSLMNLTDTFVREDHLTALMITHHMEDALTYGNRLIVMKDGKIIKDLDQKAKAELSIADYYQLFE comes from the coding sequence ATGACAAAAATTATTGAATTAATTGACGCTTCCCTAACCGTTAATAATGGTTTTGATGATCATAAGACCATTCTAGATAATGTTAATTTGACTATTTATGAGCATGATTTCATCACTGTTTTAGGGGGAAATGGTGCGGGTAAGTCAACCCTTTTTAACGTGATTGCGGGAACCTTGCTTTTGAGCAAAGGGCAAATTAAAATCTTAGGACATGATGTGACACGTATGGGAGCTGAGCGCCGGGCAAACTATTTGGCACGGGTTTTCCAAGATCCGAAAATGGGGACGGCACCTAGAATGACAGTAGCAGAGAATCTCTTAATTGCCGAGAAACGAGGGGACAAACGACGCCTGATAAAACGCTCCCTACAGGCCAGAAGTAGCTATTTCTTGGAACTATTAGCTAAGACTGGCAACGGCTTGGAAACTCACCTTGAAACACCAACAGGGTTACTTTCTGGGGGGCAGCGTCAGGCACTAAGCTTACTCATGGCCACACTCAAGCGTCCAGATTTGCTACTCTTGGATGAACACACAGCAGCCCTAGATCCCAAAACCAGCTTGTCTTTAATGAACTTGACCGATACTTTTGTCAGAGAGGACCATTTAACGGCTCTGATGATTACCCACCATATGGAAGACGCCTTGACTTATGGGAATCGGCTAATCGTCATGAAAGATGGTAAAATTATCAAGGATTTGGATCAAAAAGCTAAGGCAGAACTCAGTATCGCCGATTACTACCAACTTTTTGAATAA
- a CDS encoding ribonuclease J gives MSDIKIIALGGVREYGKNFYLVEINNSIFILDSGLKYPENEQLGVDLVIPNLDYLIENKDKVQGVFLSHGHADAIGALPYLLAEVPVPVFGSELTIELAKLFVKSNNATKKFNNFHIVDSETEIEFRDGLVSFFSTTHSIPETLGVVIGTDRGNIVYTGDFKFDQAAREGYQTDLARLAEIGKEGVLALLSASANATSVVQTASETEVGDEMNQVIGDAEGRVIIAAVASNLVRIQQVFDSAAASGRRVVLTGSDVENVVRTAIRLKKLTLIDEKLLIKPKDMSKYEDHELIVLEAGRMGEPIVSLQKMAIGRHRFVNIKKGDLVYIVTTPNVAKEAMVARVENLIYKAGGSVNLITQNLRVSGHANGRDLQLMLNLIKPKYLFPIQGEYRDLAAHADLAEEIGLFPENIYIVKRGDIMVLNQEGFLHEGAIPASDVMIDGNAIGDVGNIVLRDRKVLSEDGIFIVVITVSKREKRIISKAKVNTRGFVYVKKSRDILRESAELVNTTVGNYLQQDNFDWGELKGSVRDELSKFLFEQTKRRPAILPVVMEVR, from the coding sequence ATGAGTGATATAAAAATTATCGCCTTGGGGGGAGTTCGTGAATATGGAAAGAACTTCTACTTGGTAGAAATAAACAATTCGATTTTTATCTTAGATTCGGGCTTGAAATACCCAGAGAACGAGCAATTGGGAGTGGATCTTGTTATCCCAAATTTAGATTACCTTATTGAAAATAAAGATAAGGTACAAGGTGTATTCTTAAGCCACGGCCATGCCGATGCCATTGGAGCCTTGCCTTACCTATTAGCAGAAGTGCCTGTTCCTGTTTTTGGTTCTGAGTTAACCATAGAACTAGCCAAGCTCTTTGTTAAAAGTAACAATGCTACTAAAAAATTTAACAACTTTCATATTGTTGATAGTGAAACAGAGATTGAATTCCGTGATGGTTTGGTTTCTTTCTTTAGCACTACCCACTCAATCCCAGAAACCTTGGGAGTAGTTATCGGCACCGACCGTGGAAATATTGTCTACACAGGTGATTTTAAATTCGACCAGGCAGCGCGTGAAGGTTACCAAACAGACCTAGCTCGTCTAGCTGAGATTGGTAAAGAAGGCGTTCTTGCTTTACTATCAGCATCTGCTAACGCCACTTCAGTTGTGCAAACAGCTAGTGAAACTGAAGTTGGTGATGAGATGAACCAAGTTATTGGTGACGCAGAGGGTCGTGTGATTATTGCAGCAGTTGCTTCAAACTTAGTCCGAATTCAGCAGGTTTTTGACTCAGCAGCAGCTTCTGGTAGACGCGTGGTTCTGACTGGTAGTGATGTGGAAAATGTTGTGCGCACGGCTATCCGTCTGAAAAAATTAACACTGATTGACGAAAAATTGTTAATAAAACCAAAAGACATGTCTAAATATGAGGATCATGAACTTATTGTCCTTGAAGCAGGACGAATGGGTGAGCCAATTGTGAGCTTGCAAAAAATGGCAATAGGCCGTCACCGCTTTGTTAACATTAAAAAAGGTGATTTGGTCTATATCGTCACCACACCAAATGTTGCTAAAGAAGCGATGGTTGCGCGTGTTGAAAACCTCATTTATAAAGCAGGTGGCTCAGTCAACCTAATTACTCAAAATTTACGAGTTTCTGGTCATGCTAATGGACGTGACTTGCAGTTAATGCTTAACTTAATCAAACCGAAATACTTGTTCCCAATTCAGGGTGAGTACCGTGATTTAGCAGCCCATGCTGATTTAGCAGAAGAGATTGGACTTTTCCCAGAAAATATCTACATTGTTAAACGTGGTGATATCATGGTTCTCAACCAAGAGGGCTTCTTGCATGAAGGTGCGATTCCTGCTAGCGATGTTATGATTGATGGTAATGCTATCGGAGATGTCGGCAACATTGTTCTGCGTGACCGTAAAGTCTTATCAGAAGATGGGATCTTTATTGTTGTTATTACTGTTAGCAAGCGTGAAAAGAGAATCATTTCAAAAGCTAAGGTCAATACTCGTGGCTTTGTTTACGTTAAAAAGAGCCGTGATATTCTGCGAGAAAGTGCAGAATTGGTCAATACCACAGTGGGTAATTACCTGCAACAAGACAATTTTGATTGGGGCGAACTCAAGGGATCTGTCCGCGATGAGTTGTCTAAATTCTTATTTGAACAAACAAAACGTCGTCCAGCTATTCTTCCAGTAGTCATGGAAGTCCGCTAA
- a CDS encoding alpha/beta hydrolase gives MATISIEYRSEVLEMERQVNVIYPDQSSLAIEEQGDTDIPVLYLLHGMGGNENSWQKRTDIERLLRHTNLIVVMPSTDLGWYTDTASGLSYYQAIASELPQVLRSFFPNMTQKREKTFIAGLSMGGYGAYKIALKTNRFSYAASFSGALTTPEAVFDKMDDNTVKYWRGIFGDLDASQIEQHQLRAMVPESDLQTHFYAWCGYEDFLFDANERAVTELQELGLDISYKKDHGTHDWYYWNQQLEVLLEWLPIHYVKEERLS, from the coding sequence ATGGCAACTATATCAATTGAATACCGTTCAGAAGTATTAGAGATGGAACGACAAGTAAATGTGATTTATCCCGACCAATCCTCACTAGCTATAGAGGAGCAAGGAGATACTGATATTCCTGTTTTATACCTTCTCCATGGAATGGGTGGAAATGAAAATTCTTGGCAAAAAAGAACCGATATTGAACGTCTGCTCAGACATACTAATCTGATTGTGGTCATGCCATCAACTGATTTGGGCTGGTATACAGATACTGCTTCTGGTCTCTCATATTATCAAGCGATAGCCAGCGAATTACCACAAGTTCTGCGCAGCTTTTTCCCTAATATGACCCAAAAACGTGAAAAAACCTTTATTGCAGGTCTTTCTATGGGAGGTTATGGTGCCTATAAGATAGCTTTAAAAACTAATCGTTTTTCTTACGCAGCTTCTTTTTCTGGAGCACTTACGACACCTGAGGCTGTTTTTGATAAGATGGATGATAATACTGTCAAGTATTGGCGTGGCATCTTTGGTGATTTGGATGCTAGTCAGATTGAACAACACCAATTAAGAGCTATGGTTCCTGAATCAGATTTACAAACCCATTTCTATGCTTGGTGTGGTTATGAAGATTTCCTGTTTGATGCTAATGAGAGAGCTGTTACAGAATTGCAGGAACTTGGTCTTGATATTAGCTATAAAAAAGATCACGGTACCCATGATTGGTATTATTGGAACCAGCAACTAGAAGTGCTTTTGGAGTGGTTGCCGATACATTATGTTAAAGAAGAGAGACTCTCATGA
- a CDS encoding matrixin family metalloprotease, with protein sequence MKKFLKALFWLPLKILQVIWRIIWGFLQTIIILAILIFGLLYYANHSDSALANQISTVSEKIVKLYNVWNNTQTKTKKQVKQTLNVDHLHHTHGVKWPDNQAKVYIKTTNPIFHNAYQAALNNWNSTGAFRFIVVDDGSKADIIADESNDKTADAAGLANVESQPLTQTITSVKVYLNAYYLLDSHYGYSSERIVHTAEHELGHAIGLEHTDDQVSVMQTAGSFYGIQAADIARVKTLYEKKN encoded by the coding sequence ATGAAGAAATTCTTAAAAGCCTTATTCTGGCTGCCCTTAAAGATTCTCCAAGTGATTTGGCGGATTATTTGGGGCTTTCTACAAACAATTATCATTCTGGCTATTCTTATTTTTGGACTACTTTATTATGCCAATCACAGTGATTCAGCCTTAGCTAATCAGATTTCCACTGTCAGCGAAAAAATTGTTAAACTGTACAATGTTTGGAATAATACGCAGACAAAAACAAAGAAACAGGTTAAACAAACGTTAAATGTTGATCATCTTCATCACACCCACGGGGTTAAGTGGCCTGATAACCAGGCGAAGGTCTATATCAAAACAACTAATCCTATTTTTCATAATGCTTATCAGGCTGCCTTAAATAATTGGAACAGCACGGGAGCTTTCCGCTTTATAGTGGTCGATGATGGCAGTAAGGCAGATATCATCGCTGATGAATCTAATGATAAAACAGCCGATGCAGCTGGTCTAGCCAATGTTGAGAGTCAGCCACTGACACAAACCATAACTAGTGTTAAAGTGTATTTGAACGCCTATTACCTATTAGATAGCCATTATGGTTACAGTAGTGAGCGAATTGTACATACCGCAGAACATGAGTTGGGACATGCTATCGGCTTAGAACATACTGATGATCAAGTATCTGTTATGCAGACGGCAGGTTCATTTTACGGCATTCAAGCAGCAGATATAGCGCGTGTCAAAACTCTCTATGAGAAAAAGAATTAA
- the abc-f gene encoding ribosomal protection-like ABC-F family protein produces MIILQANKIERSFSGDVLFQNVSLQIDERDRIALVGPNGVGKSTLLKILVGEEAPTSGEINKKKDLSLSYLAQDSRFESCHTIYQEMLAVFADLRQDEARLRQMESQMGQLTGEALQKLMQDYDRLTESFRLRNGFSYESDIKAILNGFKFDQSMWDMPIAALSGGQNTRLALAKMLLEKPDLLVLDEPTNHLDIETIAWLENYLSNYQGALLIVSHDRYFLDKVATVTFDLQKNGLDRYVGNYSRFVDLKAAKLANQEKNYDKQQKEIAKLEEFVQKNIVRASTTKRAQARRKQLEKIDRLEKPSVSSKTAQMTFHSEKPSGNQVLNVQHAAIGYHQQVLSEPIDFEVQKWDAIAIVGPNGIGKSTLIKAIVKQIPFIRGEIKYGANLEIGYYDQTQSRLTKTNSVLEELWNAFPTTPELEIRNRLGAFLFSGDDVKKSVSMLSGGERARLLLAKLSMENNNFLILDEPTNHLDIDSKEVLENALIDYDGTLLFVSHDRYFINRVASKVLEITETGSHLYLGDYDYYIGKKAELEELARLSQPTSEPVTTDSFIPNTDYQKQKENQKEVRKLSRRLVEIENRLEDIDAEIAVIAEKMVATNDPDLLMDCQKELDQYELEQMTLMDEWEEIGTQLNL; encoded by the coding sequence ATGATTATTTTACAAGCAAATAAAATTGAACGTTCCTTTTCAGGAGATGTTTTATTTCAGAATGTTAGCCTTCAAATTGACGAACGTGATCGAATTGCCTTAGTTGGTCCAAATGGCGTTGGTAAGTCAACCTTATTAAAAATATTAGTGGGTGAAGAAGCTCCCACTAGTGGTGAGATTAATAAGAAAAAAGACCTAAGCCTATCATATCTGGCTCAAGATAGCCGTTTTGAGTCGTGTCATACAATCTACCAAGAGATGTTAGCTGTTTTTGCTGACCTCCGCCAAGACGAAGCCCGCTTACGACAAATGGAGAGCCAAATGGGTCAGCTTACTGGGGAAGCCCTGCAAAAACTCATGCAGGATTATGACCGTCTAACAGAATCCTTCCGTCTTCGTAACGGTTTTAGCTATGAGTCGGATATTAAAGCTATTTTAAATGGCTTTAAATTTGACCAAAGTATGTGGGATATGCCCATAGCAGCATTATCAGGTGGCCAAAATACCCGATTGGCCTTAGCGAAAATGCTTCTAGAAAAACCAGATTTATTAGTGCTAGATGAGCCGACTAACCATTTGGACATTGAAACCATTGCGTGGTTAGAAAACTACCTCTCCAATTATCAAGGTGCCCTCCTTATTGTCAGTCATGACCGTTACTTTTTAGATAAAGTGGCCACTGTCACATTTGATTTGCAAAAAAACGGCCTTGACCGTTACGTGGGGAATTATTCACGGTTTGTTGACTTGAAGGCTGCAAAGTTAGCTAACCAAGAAAAAAACTATGATAAACAGCAAAAAGAAATTGCCAAGCTAGAAGAATTTGTGCAAAAAAATATCGTCAGGGCTTCAACCACCAAGCGTGCTCAAGCAAGGCGAAAACAGTTGGAGAAAATTGATCGCCTAGAAAAACCAAGCGTCAGCAGCAAAACAGCCCAGATGACCTTTCACTCAGAAAAACCCTCAGGTAATCAGGTCCTGAATGTTCAGCACGCTGCTATTGGATACCATCAGCAGGTCTTATCTGAGCCCATTGATTTCGAAGTCCAAAAATGGGATGCTATTGCTATCGTTGGTCCAAATGGGATTGGCAAATCAACGCTGATAAAAGCCATCGTCAAACAGATTCCCTTTATCAGAGGGGAGATAAAATATGGCGCTAACTTGGAGATAGGCTATTACGACCAGACCCAGTCACGACTAACTAAGACTAACAGTGTTCTTGAGGAATTATGGAATGCTTTTCCAACCACCCCAGAGTTAGAGATTAGAAATCGCCTAGGGGCTTTCCTCTTTTCAGGAGATGATGTTAAAAAATCGGTTAGTATGTTGTCAGGAGGAGAACGAGCTCGCCTTTTACTAGCCAAGTTATCTATGGAAAATAACAATTTTCTCATCTTAGATGAGCCTACCAACCACCTGGACATTGATAGCAAAGAAGTTTTAGAGAATGCTCTCATTGACTATGATGGTACCCTCTTGTTTGTTAGTCATGACCGTTATTTTATCAATCGCGTTGCTAGCAAAGTTTTGGAAATTACAGAGACAGGGTCTCATTTGTATTTAGGGGACTACGATTATTATATTGGGAAAAAGGCCGAGCTAGAAGAATTAGCACGCCTCAGCCAACCTACAAGTGAGCCTGTAACAACTGATTCATTTATCCCCAACACGGACTATCAAAAGCAAAAAGAAAACCAAAAAGAAGTGCGAAAATTAAGCAGACGCTTAGTTGAAATCGAAAATCGTTTGGAAGATATCGACGCTGAAATCGCCGTAATCGCTGAAAAAATGGTCGCAACAAATGACCCAGATCTCTTAATGGATTGTCAAAAAGAGTTGGATCAGTATGAATTAGAACAGATGACCTTGATGGACGAGTGGGAGGAAATTGGTACACAACTGAACCTTTAA
- a CDS encoding thiamine pyrophosphate-dependent dehydrogenase E1 component subunit alpha yields the protein MVTVSREQHLDMFLKMERIREFDSRINKLVRRGFVQGMTHFSVGEEAANVGAVAHLTYDDIIFSNHRGHGQSIAKDMDLNKMMAELAGKATGVSKGRGGSMHLADFEKGNYGTNGIVGGGYALAVGAALTQQYKGTNNIVVAFSGDGATNEGSFHESVNMAATWKLPVIFFIINNRYGISMNINNATNTPHLYTRAEAYGIPGFYCEDGNDLMAVYETMDQAVKHVRGGNGPAIVEVESYRWFGHSTADAGKYRTKEEVASWKEKDPMLKYRAYLTKEGIATDEELDAIQAQVKQEIDDAYEYAQNSPDPELSVAYEDIWVD from the coding sequence ATGGTAACAGTTTCTAGAGAACAACATTTGGATATGTTTTTAAAAATGGAACGTATCCGTGAATTTGATTCACGTATTAACAAACTTGTACGTCGAGGTTTTGTACAAGGAATGACTCACTTCTCAGTAGGTGAAGAAGCGGCCAATGTGGGTGCAGTCGCACATTTAACTTATGATGATATTATTTTCTCAAATCACCGTGGACATGGACAATCTATTGCTAAAGACATGGATTTGAACAAAATGATGGCTGAGTTGGCTGGTAAAGCAACTGGTGTTTCTAAAGGTCGCGGAGGCTCAATGCACTTGGCTGACTTTGAAAAAGGGAACTACGGAACTAACGGTATCGTTGGTGGTGGCTATGCCCTTGCAGTAGGTGCTGCCTTAACACAACAATATAAAGGAACAAATAACATTGTTGTTGCTTTCTCAGGTGACGGCGCAACAAATGAAGGTTCTTTCCATGAGTCTGTTAACATGGCAGCGACTTGGAAGTTACCAGTTATCTTCTTCATTATCAACAACCGTTACGGCATCTCAATGAACATTAACAACGCAACAAACACACCTCACCTTTATACACGTGCGGAAGCTTATGGCATTCCTGGTTTTTATTGTGAAGATGGTAATGACTTAATGGCTGTTTATGAAACAATGGACCAAGCTGTTAAACATGTCCGTGGTGGTAACGGCCCTGCAATCGTTGAAGTAGAATCTTACCGTTGGTTTGGTCACTCAACTGCTGATGCTGGTAAATACCGTACTAAAGAAGAAGTTGCTTCTTGGAAAGAAAAAGATCCAATGCTTAAATACAGAGCTTACCTCACAAAAGAAGGTATTGCTACTGATGAAGAATTGGATGCTATTCAAGCACAAGTAAAACAAGAAATTGACGATGCTTATGAATATGCTCAAAACAGTCCAGACCCAGAACTTTCAGTTGCCTACGAAGATATTTGGGTTGACTAA
- a CDS encoding alpha-ketoacid dehydrogenase subunit beta, whose translation MSETKLMALREAVNLAMTEEMRKDENIYLMGEDVGVYGGDFGTSVGMIEEFGAKRVKDTPISEAAISGAAIGSAITGLRPIVDVTFMDFLTIMMDAIVNNGAKNNYMFGGGLKTPVTFRVASGSGIGSAAQHSQSLEAWMTHIPGIKVVAPGNANDAKGLLKSAIRDNNIVIFMEPKALYGKKEEVNQDPDFYIPLGKGEIKREGTDLTIISYGRMLERVLQAAEEVAEEGINVEVLDPRTLVPLDKELIIESVKKTGKVMLVNDAYKTGGYTGEIATMITESEAFDYLDHPIVRLASEDVPVPYARVLEQAILPDVEKIKAAIHKMAKNGNE comes from the coding sequence ATGAGTGAAACAAAATTAATGGCTTTGCGTGAAGCCGTAAATCTTGCCATGACAGAAGAAATGCGCAAAGATGAAAATATCTACCTTATGGGTGAAGATGTTGGTGTGTATGGTGGAGACTTCGGAACATCAGTCGGAATGATTGAAGAATTCGGAGCAAAACGTGTTAAAGATACCCCAATCTCAGAAGCAGCTATCTCAGGTGCAGCTATCGGTTCTGCAATCACAGGTCTTCGTCCGATCGTTGACGTAACCTTCATGGATTTCTTGACAATCATGATGGATGCTATTGTTAACAATGGTGCTAAAAATAACTACATGTTTGGTGGTGGTTTGAAAACACCGGTAACCTTCCGTGTAGCATCAGGTTCAGGTATTGGATCAGCAGCACAGCACTCACAATCACTTGAAGCATGGATGACACATATCCCAGGTATCAAAGTGGTTGCACCAGGTAACGCCAACGATGCAAAAGGACTTCTAAAATCTGCTATCCGAGATAACAATATCGTTATCTTTATGGAACCAAAAGCACTTTACGGTAAAAAAGAAGAAGTTAACCAAGATCCAGATTTCTATATTCCATTAGGAAAAGGGGAAATCAAGCGTGAAGGGACAGACTTGACAATCATCTCATACGGACGTATGTTAGAACGCGTTCTTCAAGCTGCTGAAGAAGTTGCTGAAGAAGGTATCAATGTTGAAGTTCTTGACCCACGTACTTTAGTGCCACTTGATAAAGAATTAATCATTGAATCTGTTAAGAAAACAGGTAAAGTTATGTTAGTCAATGACGCCTACAAAACTGGTGGTTACACTGGCGAGATTGCAACAATGATTACAGAAAGTGAAGCATTTGATTACCTTGACCATCCAATTGTTCGTTTAGCAAGTGAAGATGTGCCAGTTCCTTATGCACGTGTATTAGAACAAGCTATCTTACCAGATGTTGAAAAAATCAAAGCAGCTATTCATAAAATGGCTAAAAACGGTAACGAATAG
- a CDS encoding dihydrolipoamide acetyltransferase: MAVEIIMPKLGVDMQEGEIIEWKKQEGDTVNEGDILLEINSDKTNMEIEAEDAGVLLKILRHEGDVVPVTEVIGYLGAEGESVDNIASSEKATEIPAPNSADAAPTVAPKEAVERPAVEVPATSAPQGDDSQVRATPAARKAAREMGVSLGQVPGSGPKGRVHAEDVENFKTAQPKASPLARKMAADAGIDLATVKGSGFKGKVMKEDILALTEAAKPTQAPAAKSADAEKPKADLPEGVEIIKMSAMRKAISKGMTNSYLTAPSFTLNYDIDMTEMMALRKKLIDPIMEKTGLKVSFTDLIGMAVVKTLMKPEHRYMNASLINDAQEIELHKFVNIGIAVGLDDGLIVPVVHNADKMTLAEFVVASKDVIKKTQAGKLKAAEMSGSTFSITNLGMFGTKTFNPIINQPNSAILGVGATIPTPTVVDGEIVARPIMAMCLTIDHRIVDGMNGAKFMVDLKNLMENPFGLLI; this comes from the coding sequence ATGGCTGTCGAAATCATTATGCCAAAACTCGGTGTTGATATGCAAGAAGGCGAAATCATCGAGTGGAAAAAACAAGAAGGTGATACCGTCAACGAAGGCGATATTCTTCTTGAAATTAATTCAGACAAAACCAATATGGAAATCGAAGCAGAAGATGCTGGAGTTCTCTTAAAAATCCTTCGTCACGAAGGTGATGTTGTCCCTGTTACAGAAGTTATCGGCTACCTTGGAGCAGAAGGAGAATCTGTTGATAATATCGCTTCAAGTGAGAAAGCAACAGAAATTCCTGCACCAAATTCAGCTGATGCTGCGCCAACAGTTGCTCCAAAAGAAGCAGTTGAACGACCAGCAGTTGAAGTGCCAGCAACATCAGCACCACAAGGAGATGATTCTCAGGTCCGTGCGACACCTGCTGCCCGTAAAGCTGCAAGAGAGATGGGCGTAAGCCTTGGTCAAGTTCCTGGTTCAGGACCAAAAGGTCGTGTGCACGCTGAAGACGTTGAGAACTTTAAAACTGCCCAACCTAAAGCATCACCATTGGCCCGCAAAATGGCTGCTGATGCAGGTATTGATTTAGCAACTGTTAAAGGCAGTGGCTTCAAAGGCAAAGTAATGAAAGAAGATATCCTTGCTCTTACAGAAGCTGCCAAACCCACTCAGGCACCTGCTGCCAAATCAGCTGATGCTGAAAAACCAAAAGCAGATCTACCAGAAGGCGTTGAAATCATCAAGATGTCAGCAATGCGTAAAGCCATCTCTAAAGGTATGACCAACTCTTACCTAACAGCTCCGTCATTTACCCTTAACTATGACATCGACATGACAGAAATGATGGCTCTTCGTAAAAAACTGATTGATCCAATCATGGAAAAAACAGGTCTTAAAGTATCCTTCACCGACCTGATTGGTATGGCTGTTGTTAAAACATTGATGAAACCGGAACATCGTTACATGAATGCTTCACTCATTAATGATGCTCAAGAGATTGAATTGCACAAATTTGTCAATATTGGTATCGCAGTTGGCCTAGACGATGGACTTATTGTACCAGTTGTTCACAATGCTGATAAAATGACACTAGCCGAATTTGTCGTAGCCTCTAAAGACGTGATTAAGAAAACTCAGGCTGGTAAATTAAAAGCTGCTGAAATGTCAGGTTCTACCTTCTCAATCACCAACTTAGGAATGTTTGGAACTAAAACATTTAACCCAATTATCAACCAACCTAACTCAGCAATCTTAGGTGTGGGTGCAACTATCCCAACACCAACAGTTGTTGATGGTGAAATTGTGGCGCGTCCAATCATGGCTATGTGCTTAACCATCGACCACCGGATCGTAGATGGTATGAATGGTGCTAAATTCATGGTTGATTTGAAGAACTTGATGGAAAACCCATTTGGACTTTTAATCTAA